From Pan paniscus chromosome 9, NHGRI_mPanPan1-v2.0_pri, whole genome shotgun sequence, the proteins below share one genomic window:
- the PRG3 gene encoding proteoglycan 3 translates to MQRLLLLPFLLLGTVSALHLENDAPHLESLETQADLGQDLDSSKEQERDLALTKEVIQAEEEEVKSSACQDNFEDEEAMESDPAALDKDFQCPREEDIVEVQGSPRCKTCRYLLVRTPKTFAEAQNVCSRCYGGNLVSIHDFNFNYRIQCCTSTVNQAQVWIGGNLRGWFLWKRFCWTDGSHWNFAYWSPGQPGNGQGSCVALCTKGGYWRRAQCDKQLPFVCSF, encoded by the exons ATGCAACGCCTCTTGCTCCTGCCCTTTCTCCTGCTGGGAACAGTTTCTGCTCTTCATCTGG AGAATGATGCCCCCCATCTGGAGAGCCTAGAGACACAGGCAGACCTAGGCCAGGATCTGGATAGTTCaaaggagcaggagagagacTTGGCTCTGACCAAGGAGGTGAttcaggcagaggaagaggaggtcAAGTCTTCTGCCTGTCAAGACAACTTTGAGGATGAGGAAGCCATGGAGTCGGACCCAGCTGCCTTAGACAAGGACTTCCAGTGCCCCAGGGAAGAAGACATTGTTGAAGTGCAGGGAAGTCCAAGGTGCAAGACCTGCCGCTACCTATTGGTGCGGACTCCTAAAACTTTTGCAGAAGCTCAG AATGTCTGCAGCAGATGCTACGGAGGCAACCTTGTCTCTATCCATGACTTCAACTTCAACTATCGCATTCAGTGCTGCACTAGCACAGTCAACCAAGCCCAGGTCTGGATTGGAGGCAACCTCAGGGGCTGG TTCCTGTGGAAGCGGTTTTGCTGGACTGATGGGAGCCACTGGAATTTTGCTTACTGGTCCCCAGGGCAACCTGGGAATGGGCAAGGCTCCTGTGTGGCCCTATGCACCAAAG GAGGTTATTGGCGACGAGCTCAATGCGACAAGCAACTGCCCTTCGTCTGCTCCTTCTAA
- the PRG2 gene encoding bone marrow proteoglycan isoform X1, with amino-acid sequence MKLPLLLALLFGAVSALHLRSETSTFETPLGATTLPEDEETPEQEMEETPCRELEEEEEWGSGSEDASKKDGAVESISVPDMVDKNLTCPEEEDTVKVVGIPGCQTCRYLLVRSLQTFNQAWFTCRRCYRGNLVSIHNFNINYRIQCSVSALNQGQVWIGGRITGSGRCRHFQWVDGSRWNFAYWAAHQLWSRGGHCVALCTRGGHWRRAHCLRRLPFICSY; translated from the exons ATGAAACTCCCCCTACTTCTGGCTCTTCTATTTGGGGCAGTTTCTGCTCTTCATCTAA GGTCTGAGACTTCCACCTTTGAGACCCCTTTGGGTGCTACGACGCTGCCTGAGGATGAGGAGACACCAGAGCAGGAGATGGAGGAGACCCCTTGCAGGGagctggaggaagaggaggagtggGGCTCTGGAAGTGAAGATGCCTCCAAGAAAGATGGGGCTGTTGAGTCTATCTCAGTGCCAGATATGGTGGACAAAAACCTTACGTGTCCTGAGGAAGAGGACACAGTAAAAGTGGTGGGCATCCCTGGGTGCCAGACCTGCCGCTACCTCCTGGTGAGAAGTCTTCAGACGTTTAATCAAGCTTGG TTTACTTGCCGGAGGTGCTACAGGGGCAACCTGGTTTCCATCCACAACTTCAATATTAATTATCGAATCCAGTGTTCTGTCAGCGCGCTCAACCAGGGTCAAGTCTGGATTGGAGGCAGGATCACAGGCTCA gGTCGCTGCAGACACTTTCAGTGGGTTGACGGCAGCCGCTGGAACTTTGCGTACTGGGCTGCTCACCAGCTCTGGTCCCGCGGTGGTCACTGCGTGGCCCTGTGTACCCGAG GAGGCCACTGGCGTCGAGCCCACTGCCTCAGAAGACTTCCTTTCATCTGTTCCTACTGA
- the PRG2 gene encoding bone marrow proteoglycan isoform X2, which yields MKLPLLLALLFGAVSALHLRSETSTFETPLGATTLPEDEETPEQEMEETPCRELEEEEEWGSGSEDASKKDGAVESISVPDMVDKNLTCPEEEDTVKVVGIPGCQTCRYLLFTCRRCYRGNLVSIHNFNINYRIQCSVSALNQGQVWIGGRITGSGRCRHFQWVDGSRWNFAYWAAHQLWSRGGHCVALCTRGGHWRRAHCLRRLPFICSY from the exons ATGAAACTCCCCCTACTTCTGGCTCTTCTATTTGGGGCAGTTTCTGCTCTTCATCTAA GGTCTGAGACTTCCACCTTTGAGACCCCTTTGGGTGCTACGACGCTGCCTGAGGATGAGGAGACACCAGAGCAGGAGATGGAGGAGACCCCTTGCAGGGagctggaggaagaggaggagtggGGCTCTGGAAGTGAAGATGCCTCCAAGAAAGATGGGGCTGTTGAGTCTATCTCAGTGCCAGATATGGTGGACAAAAACCTTACGTGTCCTGAGGAAGAGGACACAGTAAAAGTGGTGGGCATCCCTGGGTGCCAGACCTGCCGCTACCTCCTG TTTACTTGCCGGAGGTGCTACAGGGGCAACCTGGTTTCCATCCACAACTTCAATATTAATTATCGAATCCAGTGTTCTGTCAGCGCGCTCAACCAGGGTCAAGTCTGGATTGGAGGCAGGATCACAGGCTCA gGTCGCTGCAGACACTTTCAGTGGGTTGACGGCAGCCGCTGGAACTTTGCGTACTGGGCTGCTCACCAGCTCTGGTCCCGCGGTGGTCACTGCGTGGCCCTGTGTACCCGAG GAGGCCACTGGCGTCGAGCCCACTGCCTCAGAAGACTTCCTTTCATCTGTTCCTACTGA